The Musa acuminata AAA Group cultivar baxijiao chromosome BXJ2-5, Cavendish_Baxijiao_AAA, whole genome shotgun sequence genomic interval ATGTTGTAAAACGACTTATTGGCCAATGGTACAATCACTTAAACAAGAAATAAGTCTTAAAGTTAAACATGTACTTTATCTAATGATTTCATAGAATAAGTGTACTTACATTGCattggaaaaataaaaagaatataaatACCATATAAAGGAAACCAAAGATTATGATAAGCTTACTTAGGCTACAGGaagatattaaattattaaagaaaTTGAAGGAGAGATTAAACAAAGGGATAAGCCAAGAATGACAAGCTGATAGGCCATGTAAATCATTTTACTTGAATATCTCTCTGATATATTGATCACTTGATGATCCAAGAGTGGTGTTGCTCTAGTGAAGGTTTCTCTTTTCACGTTTTAGGCTTTTTTAGGACAAATTTAGCTAGGTCAACTATTAACAAGTGTGTATGATTGTAGTagaattataatataaaaatgtGCCATGACTTGAATATATATTTGAACATGTAATTGAACTTATCTTTAATATGAAAGTTCCATTGAGGCCTGCTTATAAATTGTATTCAAGTATACTGGAAGAAGATTTTGAGtcataaatattattatgattgttcttttttttttattacttgtGTTTGTAAATGTACTCTAGGCAATGACACCAAAACTGTCGAGACTCCAAACAAGTAATAGAATAAACTTTACATTCCATTTTATCAACATTTCATAATAGCCTTCAAACCTTGTGGCCAATAGCAGGTTAATCTATGCTTCATGCTATCCAAACTTCTAGAGATAACACCATCGAGGATAATGTTCCTTGCAAAAAACATACTAGAACCTCATGATCACAGCTCCAGCAGAAAATCTAAACCAGAAAGTCCATATTGCACAAGTCCAATGATGATGAAAACAAATAGCCTTGAAAGAACTAATTGTCACGTTAGCAACAATCTTCCATTCCATATTTCAGAAAAAGACAACAATTTGCAAAAGTGTCAGCATTTCAGTAGCTTAGTTGTGTTCCTCTATAAGAAGCAATCTGTCCAAAAAATGTTTTATAAAACAACTAAAGGAACTACATTATATAGTGAAAATACAATTTTGTTAAAACAATAACTGTTTTGTCAAATATGAGCATGAACAGTAAATGCCtggatatacatacatacattatgGATTAAAAGTCAAATGCAGAGAATTTGGAATTTTGACATGCAGACAAAACATCCACTCTCTAGATCAAATAAGAAAGTACACATTGTTTATCCACACCAAAAAAATAATGCAACCAAGTTAATATATCAGCAGATGTCAGAAGGACATTTTGGATGAAGATAGGAAAAATAAAAACATGGTATTAATATTTGTTAAGTTGACTCACTCTATTAAATTGAGCAATCACGGATACTGGAACCCATCCCTGATCATCCATATTCTGCCGCAAATAAATATCTTTGCACAAATTGTCCGAGCTGAAAATTGTTTAAAAATAAAGAATACAGTAACCTAAACAAGCCTTCAATTatgtcaatataacaatttcgttGCGAACCAGAGTCACCTGAAATAGTAATCCATCTGCTTCAATAAAGCAGCACGCTGTGGATCAATGGCAGGGATATACATTGCAGGGGGCACCACTGGATGAGGAACAAAAGGAACCCCAGGAGGTGGCTGAGTGGCAACATAAATGACAGGAGAAGACATATCTGCAGGCAAATCAAGAACACCATCATGACAAATGGAAGAACCATATCAGCAATATAAAGAAGGACCAACTGTTGAGAAAATAGAGCTTACCAGGGTACATCATGGGATTCCCAAAAGGTCGAACCTGTGGGAGAGGTCTGAGGTATGGGTTCACAACATGTGGTGGCCTAAAGTAAGGTCGGGCACCTCGCTGCTGCATGTTGAAGTCCCTCCCACCAGTATTCCTACGATATCCATCATAGCCACCACGCTCCTGATCACGGCGATTGCCATAGTTGCTGTTATGAGACCCAGAACCACCACCATTGTTCCACCGCCTGTTGCCACCATAGCTTCTATGGTGGTCACCACCATTGTATGTCTGTGATCCCAATCCAAGTCCCCAGGAACCATGGTCCAAACTGGAAGCAGCTTGATCTTGAGTCGAGAGTTCTGGGGGTGCTTGGGGTGTCTGGTTGGCCAGGTTAACCTGAGGCAGTGGTGCTGAAGTCGGTGGTGGTGAGGGCAATGCCGCTTCACGAACAGCAAGGGCACCATTTCCACTACCGCCACCTTGATTCATTGATTGATGGCGTTCAGATGCCACATGGTTTGGGGTTGAAGATGGATTAAAGTTAGGCTTCGGGGTCAAAGATGGATTCGAGTTAGGCTTTGGAGAAGCAGTTGAAATTGCAGGCTCCTAAGTACAATATCGAACCATAATAATAGATAATCAGAACAGCATGCATAGATTTAGATCACTTCAATCTAAAAGTTCATGCAAATTTTGGTAACGAAGTTGATAGAACCATAATAATAAATAACCAGAACAGCATGCATAGATTCAGACCACTTCCATCTAAAACATAAGGGTTCTTGATCAAGATTTCGAAATTCTCACCGGGGGCACAGCGAGGGGTCCATCGGAAAGGGGTTTCGAAGCATCGGACAACGATGATCTGGTAGCGGAAGCGGACTTGGCGGATTCAGAGAGGGCAGGCCAGGAGGCGGCGCCCCCCATCACGGCGGGGCCCGCCTCGATCTCCCCATTTATTGGCCGCTTCCAGGCCGGCTTCTTCCCGCGGGCAGCTTCCGATGACGACGGAGCCACGTCCTCCGGCGGCGACTTCCGAGGTGACCGATCGGAGGGATCCGGAGAGGGGATTGTGGCTGCCTGCGGCTGAGGCGGAGGAGAGGAGGGGGGAGGTAGGGCGGCGGCCGCAGAAGTTTCAGGCTCGCCGCGGACGACGTGGGACCAGGGTTGGCGCACGGTCCGTGCGGCGCGTGGGGAGGCTGAGGTTGACGAGGGATCAGCGTCAACGGAGGATGAGGAcgatgcggcggcggcggcggcggtggccatGGAAGGACAGGTGGAGAGGTGAGATGTTAGGGCTAGGGTTGCGATCAGGGGAGCTTTCGGCGATCGAAGGGGCGGGGAAGGCGAAGACGTAGAAGTGGACACTCAATGACTCATAGTTTCCTTCTCGAACGAGGGATCGCAAGATCCCAGCAGCAGCACGAAGGAGCGTGGGAGAGCGACAAGGACCTCCTTCACGCCGTCCTTgttgcgctctctctctctctctctctctctctctctctcactcactcaatTTTCTCTCTCACCTTCAAAACTATATAATAATGACAGAGACATAAcagaaccaaaatcatttttatttttacttttttcgGCTATTTTACACATTAACCCTTACAAAGCCTTAATGCTTTTTGAAATAGCTTATTTATCGCTATTAATTATGGTGTAGAATATAGTCTCCCTAAATAATAGTTTCATTAACATCGTCCGAGAAACTTAGGTTAACCACATAATTACCAATAACAAGTttgaattaaatatatattattatcttgAATAACCTTATTATCATAAAAAGAAACTTTTTAAGTGCATTAATACATAATATCATTGTATTTATCTCAACTGTTACAAAAATTAACGTAAGTCTTGAGCTTACTTATCACCATAAACTtatgaaaagaaataaatataatgtatttttttttatatttttctgttTTTGTAATTGCTTATCATAAATGGATTAAATTCCCTAATCCCGCATAAAATCTTTTTTTCACCAATtgacaattattatt includes:
- the LOC103985789 gene encoding la-related protein 1B isoform X1; translated protein: MATAAAAAASSSSSVDADPSSTSASPRAARTVRQPWSHVVRGEPETSAAAALPPPSSPPPQPQAATIPSPDPSDRSPRKSPPEDVAPSSSEAARGKKPAWKRPINGEIEAGPAVMGGAASWPALSESAKSASATRSSLSDASKPLSDGPLAVPPEPAISTASPKPNSNPSLTPKPNFNPSSTPNHVASERHQSMNQGGGSGNGALAVREAALPSPPPTSAPLPQVNLANQTPQAPPELSTQDQAASSLDHGSWGLGLGSQTYNGGDHHRSYGGNRRWNNGGGSGSHNSNYGNRRDQERGGYDGYRRNTGGRDFNMQQRGARPYFRPPHVVNPYLRPLPQVRPFGNPMMYPDMSSPVIYVATQPPPGVPFVPHPVVPPAMYIPAIDPQRAALLKQMDYYFSSDNLCKDIYLRQNMDDQGWVPVSVIAQFNRVRQLTNSTDYILDTVRLSTEVEVQGEKIRKRNDWMNWILPSGQSTGTSNSDNLSARLRTVDLEGNTLRGNTGVPNYSEVVLSRSASGNLRNQLQMAVNRNDANRRATGLADSHPTNSGRSLARSDTF
- the LOC103985789 gene encoding la-related protein 1B isoform X2, which encodes MATAAAAAASSSSSVDADPSSTSASPRAARTVRQPWSHVVRGEPETSAAAALPPPSSPPPQPQAATIPSPDPSDRSPRKSPPEDVAPSSSEAARGKKPAWKRPINGEIEAGPAVMGGAASWPALSESAKSASATRSSLSDASKPLSDGPLAVPPPNFNPSSTPNHVASERHQSMNQGGGSGNGALAVREAALPSPPPTSAPLPQVNLANQTPQAPPELSTQDQAASSLDHGSWGLGLGSQTYNGGDHHRSYGGNRRWNNGGGSGSHNSNYGNRRDQERGGYDGYRRNTGGRDFNMQQRGARPYFRPPHVVNPYLRPLPQVRPFGNPMMYPDMSSPVIYVATQPPPGVPFVPHPVVPPAMYIPAIDPQRAALLKQMDYYFSSDNLCKDIYLRQNMDDQGWVPVSVIAQFNRVRQLTNSTDYILDTVRLSTEVEVQGEKIRKRNDWMNWILPSGQSTGTSNSDNLSARLRTVDLEGNTLRGNTGVPNYSEVVLSRSASGNLRNQLQMAVNRNDANRRATGLADSHPTNSGRSLARSDTF